The proteins below come from a single Balaenoptera acutorostrata chromosome 2, mBalAcu1.1, whole genome shotgun sequence genomic window:
- the SBNO2 gene encoding protein strawberry notch homolog 2 isoform X3, with the protein MQMRPGGLRAEGRRAEPPAVMRQLLPPLSRDPAATMSQLRFWLQFAALGKDSSYLDDLSNASIFSSSVDSLSDIADTPDFLPADSLSQVPTIWDVSTGPSAHDKLFLPSGPFTGLEDPVSSLSSTPLLVSYQSQSQPEEDDDAEEDEAEELGHAETYADYVPSKSKLGKQHPDRVVETSTLSSVPPPDITYTLALASSDSGALSALQLEAITYACQQHEVLLPGGQRAGFLIGDGAGVGKGRTVAGIILENYLRGRKKALWFSVSNDLKYDAERDLRDIAAPGIAVHALSKIKYGDNTTSEGVLFATYSALIGESQAGGQHRTRIRQILEWCGEAFNGVIVFDECHKAKNASSTKMGKAVLDLQNKLPLARVVYASATGASEPRNMIYMSRLGIWGEGTPFRTFEEFLHAIEKRGVGAMEIVAMDMKVSGMYIARQLSFSGVTFRIEEIPLAPAFEHIYNRAALLWAEALGVFQQAADWIGLESRKSLWGQFWSAHQRFFKYLCVAAKVHRLVELAREELARDKCVVIGLQSTGEARTREVLGEKEGQLDGFVSAAEGVFLSLIQKHFPSTKRKRERGPGSKRKRRPRGRGAKVPRLACDAAGVIRVSDDSSTESDGGLDSDFHSSPESLMDDDVVIVDAIGLPADDRGPLCPPPRDLHGPGVLERVDRLKQDLLAKVRTLGRELPVNTLDELIDQLGGPECVAEMTGRKGRVVSRSDGTVAFESRAEQGLSIDHVNLREKERFMSGEKLVAIISEASSSGISLQADRRVPNQRRRVHMTLELPWSADRAIQQFGRTHRSNQVSAPEYIFLISELAGERRFASIVAKRLESLGALTHGDRRATESRDLSKYNFENKYGARALSCVLTTILSQTESKVPLPQGYPGGDAVFFRDMKQGLLSVGIGGRESRSGCLDVEKADCSISKFLNRILGLEVHKQNTLFQYFSDTFDHLIAADKKEGKYDMGILDLAPGIDEIYEESQQVFLAPGHPQDGQVIFYKISVDRGLKWEEAYARSLELMGTHDGFYLSYKVRGNKPSCLLAQQNRGKLFTVYKPNIGRQSQLETLDSLCRRFHRVTAEEAREHWESSYTFSLTHCSHTTWNRHCRLVQEGKDCAQGLRLRHHYMLCGALLRVWGRIAAVMADVTSSSYLQIVRLKTKDKKKQVGIKIPEACVRRVLQELQLMDADVKRKQVRARGLPALPPAPRPLALPCGPGEVLDLTYSPPAQAFPPPSPFAFPAPAPGPGGLLLGAPDAPADPAALLHQGCDINFKEVLEDMLRSLNAAPPPEPPGPLGAGRGAPGAPEGSGGPERQSVIQFSPPFPNS; encoded by the exons GGCTGAGGGCCGGCGGGCTGAGCCACCCGCGGTCATGAGGCAGCTGCTCCCACCGCTTTCTCGGGACCCAGCGGCCACCATGTCCCAGCTGCGCTTCTGGCTGCAGTTTGCAGCCCTCGGCAAG GACTCCTCGTACCTCGATGACCTCTCTAATGCCTCCATCTTCTCCTCGTCCGTGGACTCCCTCTCGGACATCGCAGACACACCTGACTTCCTGCCTGCCGACAGCCTCAGCCAGGTGCCCACCATCTGGGACGTGAGCACTGGCCCCTCCGCCCACGACAAG CTGTTCCTGCCCAGCGGGCCGTTTACAGGCCTTGAGGACCCTGTGTCCTCTCTCTCCAGCACCCCACTTCTCGTCAGCTACCAG TCTCAGAGTCAGCCCGAGGAGGACGATGACGCCGAGGAGGATGAGGCGGAGGAGCTGGGCCACGCAGAGACCTACGCCGACTACGTGCCGTCCAAGT CCAAGCTTGGGAAGCAGCACCCGGACCGCGTGGTGGAGACCAGCACGCTGTCCAGCGTTCCGCCGCCAGACATCACCTACACCCTCGCCCTGGCCTCCTCCGACAGCGGGGCCCTTTCCGCCCTGCAGCTAGAGGCCATCACCTACGCCTGCCAG CAACACGAGGTCCTCCTCCCCGGTGggcagcgcgcgggcttccttATCGGCGATGGCGCGGGTGTGGGCAAGGGCCGCACGGTGGCCGGCATCATCCTGGAGAACTACCTGCGGGGCAGAAAGAAGGCCTTGTG GTTCAGCGTCTCCAACGATCTCAAGTATGACGCGGAGCGCGACCTGCGGGACATCGCCGCCCCTGGCATCGCGGTGCACGCACTGAGCAAG ATCAAGTACGGCGACAACACTACCTCAGAGGGCGTCCTCTTCGCCACCTACTCCGCCCTGATCGGGGAGAGCCAGGCAGGCGGGCAGCACCGCACGCGCATCCGGCAGATCCTGGAGTGGTGCGGCGAGGCCTTCAACGGCGTG ATTGTGTTTGACGAGTGCCACAAAGCCAAGAACGCCAGCTCCACCAAGATGGGCAAGGCCGTGCTGGACCTGCAGAACAAGCTGCCCCTGGCCAGGGTGGTCTACGCCAGCGCCACAG gtgccTCTGAGCCCCGGAACATGATCTACATGAGCCGCCTGGGTATCTGGGGCGAGGGCACGCCCTTCCGGACCTTCGAGGAGTTTCTGCATGCCATCGAGAAGAG GGGTGTGGGCGCCATGGAGATCGTGGCCATGGACATGAAGGTCAGTGGCATGTACATCGCACGCCAGCTCAGCTTCTCCGGCGTCACCTTCCGCATCGAGGAGATCCCGCTGGCCCCGGCCTTCGAGCACATCTACAACCGGGCGGCCCTGCTG TGGGCCGAGGCCCTGGGCGTGTTCCAGCAGGCCGCTGACTGGATCGGCCTGGAGTCGCGCAAGTCCCTGTGGGGCCAGTTCTGGTCGGCCCACCAGCGCTTCTTCAAGTACCTATGTGTTGCCGCCAAGGTGCACCGGCTGGTGGAGCTGGCCCGGGAGGAGCTGGCCCGGGACAAG tgCGTGGTTATCGGGCTGCAGTCCACGGGTGAGGCGCGTACCCGGGAGGTGCTGGGCGAGAAGGAGGGCCAGCTTGATGGCTTCGTGTCCGCTGCCGA aGGCGTCTTTCTGTCGCTAATTCAGAAGCACTTTCCTTCAACCAAGAGGAAGCGAGAGAGAGGACCGGGCAGTAAGCGAAAAC GGCGGCCGCGGGGCCGCGGGGCCAAGGTGCCCAGGCTGGCGTGTGACGCAGCGGGCGTGATCCGCGTCAGTGACGACAGCAGCACGGAGTCGGATGGCGGCCTGGACAGCGACTTCCACTCCTCCCCCGAGTCCCTGATGGACGACGACGTGGTCATCGTGGACGCCATCGGGCTCCCGGCTGACGACCGCG GCCCCTTGTGTCCCCCACCGCGGGACCTGCACGGCCCCGGTGTCCTGGAGCGGGTGGACCGGCTGAAACAGGACCTGCTGGCCAAGGTGCGGACGCTGGGCCGGGAGCTGCCCGTCAACACCCTGGACGAGCTCATTGACCAGCTTGGGGGTCCGGAGTGCGTGGCGGAG ATGACCGGCAGGAAGGGCCGCGTAGTGTCCAGGTCCGACGGGACAGTGGCCTTCGAATCCCGGGCGGAGCAGGGCCTCTCCATCGACCACGTGAACCTCAGGGAGAAGGAGCGCTTCATGAGCGGAGAGAAG CTCGTGGCCATCATCTCAGAGGCCTCCAGCTCCGGCATCTCCCTCCAAGCTGACCGCCGGGTCCCGAACCAGCGGCGCAGGGTGCACATGACACTGGAGCTGCCCTGGAGCGCCGACCGGGCCATCCAGCAGTTTG GCCGGACCCACCGCTCCAACCAGGTCTCCGCGCCTGAGTACATCTTCCTCATCTCGGAGCTGGCCGGGGAGCGCAGGTTTGCGTCCATCGTGGCCAAGCGGCTGGAGAGCCTG GGGGCTCTGACCCACGGGGACCGCCGAGCCACCGAGTCCCGTGACCTGAGCAAGTACAACTTTGAGAACAAG TACGGCGCCCGGGCACTCAGCTGCGTCCTCACCACCATCCTAAGCCAGACAGAGAGCAAGGTGCCGCTGCCCCAGGGCTACCCTGGAGGGGACGCCGTCTTCTTCCGCG ACATGAAGCAGGGGCTGCTGTCAGTTGGCATCGGCGGGCGCGAGTCCCGGTCTGGCTGCCTGGACGTGGAAAAGG CAGACTGCTCCATCAGCAAGTTCCTCAACCGCATCCTGGGGCTGGAGGTGCACAAGCAGAACACGCTCTTCCAGTACTTCTCCGACACCTTCGACCACCTCATCGCCGCCGACAAGAAGGAGGGCAAATACGACATGGGCATCCTGG ACCTGGCCCCCGGCATTGACGAGATCTACGAGGAGAGCCAGCAGGTGTTCCTGGCCCCCGGGCACCCGCAGGATGGGCAGGTGATCTTCTACAAG ATCAGCGTGGACCGCGGCCTGAAGTGGGAGGAGGCCTATGCCCGGTCGCTGGAGCTGATGGGCACCCATGACGGCTTCTACCTCTCCTACAAG GTCCGCGGCAACAAGCCCAGCTGCCTGCTGGCCCAGCAGAACCGCGGCAAGCTCTTCACCGTGTACAAGCCCAACATCGGGCGGCAGAGCCAGCTGGAGACCTTGGACAGCCTGTGCCGGAGGTTCCACCGG GTGACAGCGGAGGAGGCCAGAGAGCACTGGGAGAGCAGCTACACCTTCTCGCTGACGCACTGCAGCCACACCACGTG GAACCGGCACTGCCGGCTGGTGCAGGAGGGCAAGGACTGCGCGCAGGGCCTGAGGCTGCGACACCACTACATGCTGTGCGGGGCCCTGCTGCGCGTGTGGGGCCGTATCGCCGCCGTCATGGCCGACGTCACCAGCAGCAGCTACCTGCAGATCGTGCGCCTCAAGACCAAGGACAAGAAGAAGCAAGTTG GCATCAAGATCCCGGAGGCTTGCGTGCGCCGCGTCCTGCAGGAGCTGCAGCTCATGGACGCCGATGTGAAGCGCAAGCAGGTGCGCGCCCGGGGTCTCCCCGCGCTGCCGCCCGCCCCACGCCCGCTCGCGCTGCCCTGTGGCCCCGGCGAGGTCCTGGACCTCACGTACAGTCCACCGGCCCAGGCCTTCCCGCCGCCCTCGCCCTTCGCCTTcccggccccggcccccggccccggcGGCCTGCTGCTGGGTGCCCCCGATGCCCCGGCTGACCCCGCGGCGCTCCTGCACCAGGGTTGCGACATCAACTTCAAGGAGGTGCTGGAGGATATGCTGCGCTCCCTCAACGCCGCGCCGCCCCCTGAGCCCCCCGGCCCGCTGGGCGCCGGCAGGGGGGCACCAGGCGCGCCGGAGGGCAGTGGGGGCCCCGAGCGGCAGAGCGTCATCCAGTTCAGCCCCCCCTTCCCCAACTCCTAG
- the SBNO2 gene encoding protein strawberry notch homolog 2 isoform X1: MPLRPGSWSPPMLAAGPTMDGEFPPHEPPPAGSVLYSPPPLQTPLCGPSVQDAMLHYPWWNSFSPTPYPAFSSESHQFMNSSFIVGQPCMDTSYGPAAATPSFPPKSSDFPQDSSYLDDLSNASIFSSSVDSLSDIADTPDFLPADSLSQVPTIWDVSTGPSAHDKLFLPSGPFTGLEDPVSSLSSTPLLVSYQSQSQPEEDDDAEEDEAEELGHAETYADYVPSKSKLGKQHPDRVVETSTLSSVPPPDITYTLALASSDSGALSALQLEAITYACQQHEVLLPGGQRAGFLIGDGAGVGKGRTVAGIILENYLRGRKKALWFSVSNDLKYDAERDLRDIAAPGIAVHALSKIKYGDNTTSEGVLFATYSALIGESQAGGQHRTRIRQILEWCGEAFNGVIVFDECHKAKNASSTKMGKAVLDLQNKLPLARVVYASATGASEPRNMIYMSRLGIWGEGTPFRTFEEFLHAIEKRGVGAMEIVAMDMKVSGMYIARQLSFSGVTFRIEEIPLAPAFEHIYNRAALLWAEALGVFQQAADWIGLESRKSLWGQFWSAHQRFFKYLCVAAKVHRLVELAREELARDKCVVIGLQSTGEARTREVLGEKEGQLDGFVSAAEGVFLSLIQKHFPSTKRKRERGPGSKRKRRPRGRGAKVPRLACDAAGVIRVSDDSSTESDGGLDSDFHSSPESLMDDDVVIVDAIGLPADDRGPLCPPPRDLHGPGVLERVDRLKQDLLAKVRTLGRELPVNTLDELIDQLGGPECVAEMTGRKGRVVSRSDGTVAFESRAEQGLSIDHVNLREKERFMSGEKLVAIISEASSSGISLQADRRVPNQRRRVHMTLELPWSADRAIQQFGRTHRSNQVSAPEYIFLISELAGERRFASIVAKRLESLGALTHGDRRATESRDLSKYNFENKYGARALSCVLTTILSQTESKVPLPQGYPGGDAVFFRDMKQGLLSVGIGGRESRSGCLDVEKADCSISKFLNRILGLEVHKQNTLFQYFSDTFDHLIAADKKEGKYDMGILDLAPGIDEIYEESQQVFLAPGHPQDGQVIFYKISVDRGLKWEEAYARSLELMGTHDGFYLSYKVRGNKPSCLLAQQNRGKLFTVYKPNIGRQSQLETLDSLCRRFHRVTAEEAREHWESSYTFSLTHCSHTTWNRHCRLVQEGKDCAQGLRLRHHYMLCGALLRVWGRIAAVMADVTSSSYLQIVRLKTKDKKKQVGIKIPEACVRRVLQELQLMDADVKRKQVRARGLPALPPAPRPLALPCGPGEVLDLTYSPPAQAFPPPSPFAFPAPAPGPGGLLLGAPDAPADPAALLHQGCDINFKEVLEDMLRSLNAAPPPEPPGPLGAGRGAPGAPEGSGGPERQSVIQFSPPFPNS; this comes from the exons GACTCCTCGTACCTCGATGACCTCTCTAATGCCTCCATCTTCTCCTCGTCCGTGGACTCCCTCTCGGACATCGCAGACACACCTGACTTCCTGCCTGCCGACAGCCTCAGCCAGGTGCCCACCATCTGGGACGTGAGCACTGGCCCCTCCGCCCACGACAAG CTGTTCCTGCCCAGCGGGCCGTTTACAGGCCTTGAGGACCCTGTGTCCTCTCTCTCCAGCACCCCACTTCTCGTCAGCTACCAG TCTCAGAGTCAGCCCGAGGAGGACGATGACGCCGAGGAGGATGAGGCGGAGGAGCTGGGCCACGCAGAGACCTACGCCGACTACGTGCCGTCCAAGT CCAAGCTTGGGAAGCAGCACCCGGACCGCGTGGTGGAGACCAGCACGCTGTCCAGCGTTCCGCCGCCAGACATCACCTACACCCTCGCCCTGGCCTCCTCCGACAGCGGGGCCCTTTCCGCCCTGCAGCTAGAGGCCATCACCTACGCCTGCCAG CAACACGAGGTCCTCCTCCCCGGTGggcagcgcgcgggcttccttATCGGCGATGGCGCGGGTGTGGGCAAGGGCCGCACGGTGGCCGGCATCATCCTGGAGAACTACCTGCGGGGCAGAAAGAAGGCCTTGTG GTTCAGCGTCTCCAACGATCTCAAGTATGACGCGGAGCGCGACCTGCGGGACATCGCCGCCCCTGGCATCGCGGTGCACGCACTGAGCAAG ATCAAGTACGGCGACAACACTACCTCAGAGGGCGTCCTCTTCGCCACCTACTCCGCCCTGATCGGGGAGAGCCAGGCAGGCGGGCAGCACCGCACGCGCATCCGGCAGATCCTGGAGTGGTGCGGCGAGGCCTTCAACGGCGTG ATTGTGTTTGACGAGTGCCACAAAGCCAAGAACGCCAGCTCCACCAAGATGGGCAAGGCCGTGCTGGACCTGCAGAACAAGCTGCCCCTGGCCAGGGTGGTCTACGCCAGCGCCACAG gtgccTCTGAGCCCCGGAACATGATCTACATGAGCCGCCTGGGTATCTGGGGCGAGGGCACGCCCTTCCGGACCTTCGAGGAGTTTCTGCATGCCATCGAGAAGAG GGGTGTGGGCGCCATGGAGATCGTGGCCATGGACATGAAGGTCAGTGGCATGTACATCGCACGCCAGCTCAGCTTCTCCGGCGTCACCTTCCGCATCGAGGAGATCCCGCTGGCCCCGGCCTTCGAGCACATCTACAACCGGGCGGCCCTGCTG TGGGCCGAGGCCCTGGGCGTGTTCCAGCAGGCCGCTGACTGGATCGGCCTGGAGTCGCGCAAGTCCCTGTGGGGCCAGTTCTGGTCGGCCCACCAGCGCTTCTTCAAGTACCTATGTGTTGCCGCCAAGGTGCACCGGCTGGTGGAGCTGGCCCGGGAGGAGCTGGCCCGGGACAAG tgCGTGGTTATCGGGCTGCAGTCCACGGGTGAGGCGCGTACCCGGGAGGTGCTGGGCGAGAAGGAGGGCCAGCTTGATGGCTTCGTGTCCGCTGCCGA aGGCGTCTTTCTGTCGCTAATTCAGAAGCACTTTCCTTCAACCAAGAGGAAGCGAGAGAGAGGACCGGGCAGTAAGCGAAAAC GGCGGCCGCGGGGCCGCGGGGCCAAGGTGCCCAGGCTGGCGTGTGACGCAGCGGGCGTGATCCGCGTCAGTGACGACAGCAGCACGGAGTCGGATGGCGGCCTGGACAGCGACTTCCACTCCTCCCCCGAGTCCCTGATGGACGACGACGTGGTCATCGTGGACGCCATCGGGCTCCCGGCTGACGACCGCG GCCCCTTGTGTCCCCCACCGCGGGACCTGCACGGCCCCGGTGTCCTGGAGCGGGTGGACCGGCTGAAACAGGACCTGCTGGCCAAGGTGCGGACGCTGGGCCGGGAGCTGCCCGTCAACACCCTGGACGAGCTCATTGACCAGCTTGGGGGTCCGGAGTGCGTGGCGGAG ATGACCGGCAGGAAGGGCCGCGTAGTGTCCAGGTCCGACGGGACAGTGGCCTTCGAATCCCGGGCGGAGCAGGGCCTCTCCATCGACCACGTGAACCTCAGGGAGAAGGAGCGCTTCATGAGCGGAGAGAAG CTCGTGGCCATCATCTCAGAGGCCTCCAGCTCCGGCATCTCCCTCCAAGCTGACCGCCGGGTCCCGAACCAGCGGCGCAGGGTGCACATGACACTGGAGCTGCCCTGGAGCGCCGACCGGGCCATCCAGCAGTTTG GCCGGACCCACCGCTCCAACCAGGTCTCCGCGCCTGAGTACATCTTCCTCATCTCGGAGCTGGCCGGGGAGCGCAGGTTTGCGTCCATCGTGGCCAAGCGGCTGGAGAGCCTG GGGGCTCTGACCCACGGGGACCGCCGAGCCACCGAGTCCCGTGACCTGAGCAAGTACAACTTTGAGAACAAG TACGGCGCCCGGGCACTCAGCTGCGTCCTCACCACCATCCTAAGCCAGACAGAGAGCAAGGTGCCGCTGCCCCAGGGCTACCCTGGAGGGGACGCCGTCTTCTTCCGCG ACATGAAGCAGGGGCTGCTGTCAGTTGGCATCGGCGGGCGCGAGTCCCGGTCTGGCTGCCTGGACGTGGAAAAGG CAGACTGCTCCATCAGCAAGTTCCTCAACCGCATCCTGGGGCTGGAGGTGCACAAGCAGAACACGCTCTTCCAGTACTTCTCCGACACCTTCGACCACCTCATCGCCGCCGACAAGAAGGAGGGCAAATACGACATGGGCATCCTGG ACCTGGCCCCCGGCATTGACGAGATCTACGAGGAGAGCCAGCAGGTGTTCCTGGCCCCCGGGCACCCGCAGGATGGGCAGGTGATCTTCTACAAG ATCAGCGTGGACCGCGGCCTGAAGTGGGAGGAGGCCTATGCCCGGTCGCTGGAGCTGATGGGCACCCATGACGGCTTCTACCTCTCCTACAAG GTCCGCGGCAACAAGCCCAGCTGCCTGCTGGCCCAGCAGAACCGCGGCAAGCTCTTCACCGTGTACAAGCCCAACATCGGGCGGCAGAGCCAGCTGGAGACCTTGGACAGCCTGTGCCGGAGGTTCCACCGG GTGACAGCGGAGGAGGCCAGAGAGCACTGGGAGAGCAGCTACACCTTCTCGCTGACGCACTGCAGCCACACCACGTG GAACCGGCACTGCCGGCTGGTGCAGGAGGGCAAGGACTGCGCGCAGGGCCTGAGGCTGCGACACCACTACATGCTGTGCGGGGCCCTGCTGCGCGTGTGGGGCCGTATCGCCGCCGTCATGGCCGACGTCACCAGCAGCAGCTACCTGCAGATCGTGCGCCTCAAGACCAAGGACAAGAAGAAGCAAGTTG GCATCAAGATCCCGGAGGCTTGCGTGCGCCGCGTCCTGCAGGAGCTGCAGCTCATGGACGCCGATGTGAAGCGCAAGCAGGTGCGCGCCCGGGGTCTCCCCGCGCTGCCGCCCGCCCCACGCCCGCTCGCGCTGCCCTGTGGCCCCGGCGAGGTCCTGGACCTCACGTACAGTCCACCGGCCCAGGCCTTCCCGCCGCCCTCGCCCTTCGCCTTcccggccccggcccccggccccggcGGCCTGCTGCTGGGTGCCCCCGATGCCCCGGCTGACCCCGCGGCGCTCCTGCACCAGGGTTGCGACATCAACTTCAAGGAGGTGCTGGAGGATATGCTGCGCTCCCTCAACGCCGCGCCGCCCCCTGAGCCCCCCGGCCCGCTGGGCGCCGGCAGGGGGGCACCAGGCGCGCCGGAGGGCAGTGGGGGCCCCGAGCGGCAGAGCGTCATCCAGTTCAGCCCCCCCTTCCCCAACTCCTAG